Proteins co-encoded in one Afipia sp. P52-10 genomic window:
- a CDS encoding tripartite tricarboxylate transporter substrate binding protein, producing the protein MVRLVCVLMAALLAAPMASAAPGYPDRPVKIIVPFSPGSGGDTVARMVADELRKSLGGSFVVENRPGASGQIGTEAAAKSPADGYTLLQTSSAQNSAGPWLVKTLSYDPIKDFAHIARVITVPFLLVVPPELPVKTVQEFIDYARKNPGLAYGHGSATAQVASATFSTLAGLNTMNVPYKSQPPAVIDLMAGRIQFMMADLSVVGEQVKAGKLKALAITARNRSPGFPDVPTLAEQGMTGFDLEVWVGIGAPAGTPEAIVKLLSGEIMKMGQRDDVRQRFQAVGFDLAPNTVSDHAAFLREQLDSWGRRIKDAGIQPE; encoded by the coding sequence ATGGTCCGTTTAGTCTGCGTGTTGATGGCAGCACTGCTGGCCGCGCCGATGGCTTCGGCCGCGCCGGGTTATCCGGATCGGCCAGTCAAGATCATCGTGCCGTTCTCGCCGGGCAGCGGCGGCGACACTGTGGCCCGCATGGTCGCCGACGAACTGCGCAAGTCGCTCGGCGGTTCGTTCGTGGTCGAAAATCGTCCGGGCGCTTCCGGGCAGATCGGTACTGAGGCAGCGGCGAAGTCTCCGGCCGATGGATACACGCTGCTGCAGACCTCCTCGGCGCAGAATTCGGCGGGGCCTTGGCTGGTGAAGACGCTGAGCTACGATCCGATCAAGGACTTCGCCCACATCGCCCGCGTCATCACGGTGCCGTTCCTGCTGGTCGTGCCGCCCGAACTGCCGGTCAAAACGGTGCAGGAGTTCATCGATTACGCGCGCAAGAACCCCGGCCTTGCCTATGGCCATGGGTCGGCCACCGCGCAGGTCGCATCGGCGACGTTCTCGACGCTGGCGGGCCTCAACACCATGAACGTGCCGTACAAGAGCCAACCGCCGGCAGTGATCGACCTGATGGCCGGGCGGATTCAATTCATGATGGCGGACCTGTCAGTGGTCGGCGAACAGGTCAAGGCCGGCAAGCTCAAGGCGCTGGCGATCACGGCGCGCAACCGCTCACCGGGGTTTCCCGACGTGCCGACGCTTGCGGAGCAAGGCATGACCGGCTTCGACCTCGAGGTCTGGGTCGGCATCGGTGCGCCGGCGGGCACGCCTGAAGCCATCGTCAAGCTGCTCAGCGGCGAGATCATGAAGATGGGGCAGCGCGATGACGTGCGGCAGCGCTTCCAGGCGGTGGGCTTCGATCTCGCGCCCAACACCGTCTCCGACCACGCGGCCTTCTTGCGGGAGCAGCTCGACAGCTGGGGCCGGCGCATCAAGGACGCAGGAATTCAACCCGAATAA
- a CDS encoding AMP-binding protein — protein MNTAQWLVRAATTFPDAPAIGLGTSPWASYRQLARRAACLATGLRERFGLKAGDRVAIAAKNVPQFLEIVFGIWHGGFAPVPANAKLHGAELKWIVENSGARIVLATPHEADAIAAHNPCVDAIISIGSVEYEALFKGEPAPMAAAAPDSLAWLFYTSGTTGRPKGAMITHRSVQSCTYGYLIDVDPPVANSAMLHGAPLSHGSGLYAIPQVCQAGINVIPESGAFEPAEIFAMFERWRGASMFAAPTMIKRMVESAAACDPTAIRTVVWGGAPMYVEDVRRALDRFGPRLAQIFGQGESPMTGTVLSKAIVADDQHPRWLQRIASAGIANSLCEVRIGDADDNPLPAGEVGEILIRGDSVVSGYWQNEEATRATFRNGWLHTGDVGSMDEDGFVTIKDRSKDMIISGGSNIYPREIEEVLLTDARVHEVSVIGRPDPEWGEVVVAYVVGDVPSAELDQLCLDSIARFKRPKDYVFVKELPKNNYGKILKTELRTLDQIQSKSAQDR, from the coding sequence ATGAACACTGCCCAATGGCTGGTCCGCGCTGCAACGACGTTCCCGGATGCTCCGGCGATCGGCCTGGGCACGAGCCCCTGGGCGAGCTATCGCCAGCTTGCGCGGCGCGCGGCCTGCCTCGCCACGGGCCTGCGCGAACGTTTCGGCCTGAAGGCGGGAGATCGCGTGGCGATCGCCGCGAAGAACGTGCCGCAGTTCCTGGAGATCGTGTTCGGCATCTGGCACGGCGGGTTTGCGCCGGTGCCGGCCAACGCCAAGCTGCATGGCGCGGAGTTGAAATGGATCGTCGAGAACTCGGGCGCCAGGATCGTGCTGGCGACGCCGCACGAGGCCGATGCCATCGCTGCGCACAATCCGTGCGTCGATGCGATCATCAGCATCGGCTCGGTCGAGTATGAGGCGCTCTTCAAGGGCGAGCCGGCGCCGATGGCTGCGGCCGCGCCGGACAGTCTGGCGTGGCTGTTCTACACGAGCGGCACTACGGGCCGTCCCAAGGGAGCGATGATCACCCATCGCTCGGTGCAGTCCTGCACCTATGGCTATTTGATCGATGTCGATCCGCCTGTCGCCAACAGCGCGATGCTGCATGGCGCGCCGTTGAGCCATGGTTCTGGGCTTTATGCGATTCCTCAGGTCTGCCAGGCAGGCATCAACGTCATTCCGGAATCGGGTGCGTTCGAGCCGGCTGAGATCTTCGCGATGTTCGAGCGCTGGCGCGGAGCGTCGATGTTCGCAGCGCCGACGATGATCAAGCGCATGGTCGAGAGCGCCGCAGCCTGTGATCCGACGGCGATCCGGACCGTGGTGTGGGGCGGGGCGCCGATGTATGTGGAGGATGTGCGCCGTGCGCTCGACCGCTTCGGTCCGCGGCTTGCGCAGATCTTCGGTCAGGGCGAGTCGCCGATGACCGGCACCGTGCTGTCGAAGGCGATCGTTGCCGACGACCAGCATCCGCGCTGGCTGCAGCGGATCGCCTCCGCCGGCATCGCCAATTCGCTATGCGAGGTGCGGATCGGCGACGCCGACGACAACCCGCTGCCGGCCGGCGAAGTGGGCGAGATTCTGATCCGCGGCGACAGCGTCGTCTCGGGCTACTGGCAGAACGAGGAGGCGACGCGAGCCACGTTCCGCAACGGCTGGCTGCACACCGGCGACGTCGGCTCAATGGACGAGGACGGATTCGTCACGATCAAGGATCGCTCCAAGGACATGATCATTTCCGGTGGCTCGAACATCTATCCGCGCGAGATCGAGGAGGTGCTGCTGACCGATGCCCGCGTTCACGAGGTGTCGGTGATCGGCAGGCCCGATCCGGAATGGGGCGAGGTGGTGGTCGCCTATGTGGTTGGCGACGTGCCGTCCGCCGAACTCGATCAACTGTGCCTCGACAGCATCGCGCGCTTCAAGCGTCCGAAGGACTACGTGTTCGTGAAGGAGCTGCCGAAGAACAATTACGGGAAGATTCTGAAGACCGAGCTGCGGACGCTGGATCAGATCCAAAGCAAATCCGCACAGGACCGTTGA
- a CDS encoding IclR family transcriptional regulator produces the protein MQNSILYTVIADDGLSARGSRKVVMPRVKAAASGSSTKATPYMVPAVDRSVRILRLLQRRQQATVTEVAQALTIGSSACYAILKTLQHHNIVAFDERAKTYRLGLSLLELGGAVSRDFAFVEKARTHLVEFARKTRLTTFVVARVSHEHLMVVDKEEPGGDVRISIAVGTRFRITEGMSGRCFMAFLSAEESESLLKSVGVSPVPGLPPPTQKAYREQLNTARAVGHATITDSPVSAANGVAAPIFDSEGRILFVITAMGLSSALTAKAIEDTGASLRAAADAITKVLRSQRG, from the coding sequence ATGCAGAATAGTATTCTATATACAGTTATCGCAGATGATGGCCTCTCCGCAAGGGGCTCACGGAAGGTGGTCATGCCGCGCGTAAAAGCCGCCGCTTCGGGCTCCTCGACCAAGGCAACGCCCTACATGGTACCTGCGGTCGATCGGTCGGTGCGCATCCTGCGCCTGCTGCAGCGGCGGCAGCAGGCCACCGTGACCGAAGTGGCGCAGGCGCTCACCATCGGCTCCAGCGCCTGCTACGCGATCCTCAAGACCCTTCAGCACCACAACATCGTTGCCTTCGACGAGCGGGCGAAGACCTACCGGCTGGGCCTGAGCCTGCTCGAACTCGGCGGCGCCGTGAGCCGCGACTTCGCGTTCGTGGAGAAGGCGCGCACTCATCTCGTCGAGTTCGCCCGCAAGACCCGGCTGACGACCTTTGTGGTGGCGCGCGTCAGTCACGAGCATCTGATGGTGGTGGACAAGGAAGAGCCCGGTGGCGACGTTCGCATCAGCATCGCGGTGGGCACGCGGTTTCGCATCACCGAAGGCATGAGCGGCCGCTGCTTCATGGCGTTTCTATCGGCCGAGGAAAGCGAATCGCTGCTCAAGAGCGTCGGCGTCTCGCCGGTGCCCGGATTGCCGCCACCGACGCAGAAGGCTTATCGCGAACAGCTCAACACGGCCCGCGCGGTGGGCCATGCGACGATCACCGATTCCCCCGTGAGTGCCGCCAACGGCGTCGCCGCGCCGATCTTCGACAGCGAGGGCCGCATTCTCTTCGTCATCACGGCGATGGGGCTCAGCTCGGCCCTGACGGCCAAGGCGATCGAAGACACCGGCGCCAGCCTGCGCGCGGCGGCCGACGCGATCACGAAGGTTCTCCGCTCCCAACGTGGATGA
- a CDS encoding IclR family transcriptional regulator: MLQSTDHSVDVLNPANRASVNGAAPARSRRAPAKSPQRSLMVLQALTQEGRTLAQLARQLNTPKTSLLIVLRSLCEAGHIAQNGLVYELGPESLVLAHQIVAHRSLPRIARPILVRTAAETGETAVLTTLTAAKDEIVHLDKVASSQAPTLAAAVGDRRPLYCTAGGLLLLSHQSDAGVERYIKTVKLQALASNTITNKAALRRRIRSVARAGVCVSINQSSEGFTGIAAPIYDHDGSAIASLVIAAPSGRVAHRARELCEKARAASLGISRLLGYPAAQV, from the coding sequence ATGCTGCAAAGCACCGATCATTCCGTCGACGTCCTCAATCCCGCCAACCGCGCCAGCGTGAACGGCGCCGCGCCGGCCCGAAGCCGCCGGGCACCCGCGAAGTCGCCGCAGCGCTCGCTGATGGTGCTTCAGGCGTTGACGCAGGAAGGCCGCACGCTGGCCCAACTCGCACGGCAGCTCAACACACCGAAGACCAGCTTGCTGATCGTGCTTCGCAGCCTCTGCGAAGCCGGCCACATCGCTCAGAACGGCCTCGTCTACGAGCTCGGCCCGGAAAGCCTTGTCCTGGCGCATCAGATCGTCGCGCATCGCTCGCTTCCGCGGATCGCGCGGCCGATTCTCGTGCGGACGGCCGCAGAGACCGGCGAAACCGCCGTGCTCACGACGCTGACCGCAGCCAAGGACGAGATCGTCCACCTCGACAAAGTGGCATCCAGCCAAGCACCGACCCTCGCCGCCGCGGTCGGCGACCGGCGGCCGCTCTACTGCACCGCCGGCGGGCTGCTGCTGCTGTCGCACCAGTCCGACGCCGGGGTCGAACGCTATATCAAGACCGTCAAGCTCCAGGCGCTCGCCTCCAACACCATCACCAACAAGGCGGCGCTGCGGCGACGGATCCGGTCGGTCGCCCGCGCCGGCGTCTGCGTTTCGATCAACCAGTCGTCGGAAGGCTTCACCGGCATTGCCGCGCCGATCTACGATCATGACGGCTCGGCGATCGCCAGCCTGGTCATCGCCGCCCCGTCGGGCCGCGTCGCACATCGGGCCAGGGAATTATGCGAGAAGGCTCGCGCCGCGAGCCTAGGCATTTCACGCCTGCTGGGATATCCGGCGGCGCAGGTGTGA
- a CDS encoding IclR family transcriptional regulator, with the protein MKTAVPDQEDEQLGAGGPADYLGPRSPVRVMQIVELLAESPQGLTLTQLSERLGIPKTSLFSHLRVMTASGHVALQDGTKYGLGPASIRLGAVIAATSSVLAAARPLLDELVRQTGETALLAMLDAEHHQAVYIDRAEGTRPVRYTPTIGARRPLYCTAFGRALLAFQNNDGYIAPYLASDSIVEITANTITAPDALMTALADVRNSRVAATQEEHTLDAGAIGAPVFDRQGNVQYAIGIALPASRLGGEQRSRLTELVLDAARRLSWTLGAP; encoded by the coding sequence ATGAAGACCGCGGTGCCCGATCAGGAAGACGAACAGCTTGGCGCCGGCGGCCCCGCCGACTATCTCGGCCCCCGCTCACCCGTCAGGGTCATGCAAATCGTTGAACTGCTGGCGGAATCGCCGCAAGGACTGACGCTCACCCAGCTCAGCGAACGGCTCGGTATTCCAAAGACCAGTCTGTTCAGCCACCTGCGGGTGATGACTGCATCCGGCCATGTTGCGCTGCAGGATGGGACCAAGTACGGGCTCGGCCCCGCGTCGATCCGGCTCGGGGCGGTGATCGCCGCCACCTCGAGCGTGCTTGCGGCAGCCCGGCCGCTGCTCGACGAGCTGGTGCGGCAGACCGGCGAGACCGCGCTGCTGGCGATGCTCGACGCGGAGCATCATCAGGCGGTCTACATCGATCGCGCCGAAGGCACGCGCCCGGTGCGCTACACGCCGACCATCGGCGCGCGGCGGCCGCTGTACTGCACCGCGTTCGGACGCGCCCTGCTGGCGTTCCAGAACAACGACGGCTACATCGCGCCCTATCTCGCCAGCGACAGCATCGTCGAGATCACGGCCAACACCATCACCGCGCCGGACGCGCTGATGACGGCGTTGGCAGACGTGCGCAACAGCCGCGTCGCGGCGACGCAGGAAGAACACACCCTCGATGCCGGCGCGATCGGCGCACCGGTATTCGACCGGCAAGGCAACGTGCAATACGCCATCGGCATCGCCCTGCCCGCATCGCGGCTGGGGGGCGAACAGCGGTCGCGGCTGACCGAGCTCGTGCTCGACGCCGCCCGCCGCCTGTCATGGACGCTGGGCGCGCCCTAG
- a CDS encoding CoA transferase subunit A, producing the protein MIERTSKQKQAQEALACLRDGAIVAIGGSLFHNKPMSLVREIARRGVRDLTVVAVTQASIDVDLLVAAGCVAEVRVPYLGLEHHGLALNVRRFVTEGRIKIWDCDETQVIAGMEAAAKDLPSGLTKTGVGTDLPRSNPDFKPVVDAFTGEPMIAVPALRPDVALLHATEGDRWGNLAYAGYPFSDVLIAEATHRSGGKVIASVDEVVPASRFSGDPFHADIAHILVDAVVEAPWGAHPCSSHGNYQYDDGFLARYQQHAREGATAMAAWLDAHVLTPASHDAYLDRFLTPTLIAAMRRDIYARQ; encoded by the coding sequence ATGATCGAGCGGACGTCCAAGCAAAAACAGGCGCAGGAGGCGCTGGCCTGCCTGCGGGACGGCGCCATCGTCGCCATCGGCGGCTCGCTGTTTCACAACAAGCCGATGAGCCTCGTGCGCGAGATCGCCCGCCGCGGTGTGCGCGACCTGACGGTCGTCGCTGTGACCCAGGCCTCGATCGACGTCGACCTGCTGGTTGCTGCGGGCTGCGTCGCCGAAGTGCGGGTGCCGTATCTCGGTCTCGAACATCACGGACTCGCGCTCAACGTCCGTCGCTTCGTGACGGAGGGGCGCATCAAGATCTGGGACTGCGATGAAACCCAGGTGATCGCCGGCATGGAGGCGGCGGCGAAGGATCTGCCGTCGGGTCTGACCAAGACCGGTGTCGGCACCGACCTGCCGCGCAGCAATCCCGACTTCAAGCCGGTGGTGGACGCCTTCACCGGCGAGCCGATGATCGCAGTGCCCGCGCTGCGGCCGGATGTCGCCCTGCTGCATGCGACAGAGGGCGACCGATGGGGCAATCTGGCCTATGCGGGCTATCCGTTCTCGGATGTGCTGATCGCGGAGGCGACGCATCGCAGCGGCGGCAAGGTGATCGCCAGCGTGGACGAGGTGGTGCCCGCCAGCCGCTTCTCCGGCGATCCCTTCCATGCCGACATCGCCCATATCCTTGTAGATGCCGTGGTCGAGGCGCCGTGGGGCGCGCATCCGTGTTCGTCGCACGGTAACTATCAGTACGACGACGGCTTTCTTGCGCGCTACCAGCAGCATGCGCGCGAGGGCGCGACGGCGATGGCCGCTTGGCTCGATGCGCATGTGCTGACGCCCGCGAGTCACGATGCCTATCTCGACCGCTTTCTGACGCCGACGCTGATTGCTGCCATGAGGCGAGACATCTATGCCCGTCAATGA
- a CDS encoding tripartite tricarboxylate transporter substrate binding protein — translation MMMTTMGAIARRTSCEAGLSGLCWMVVASLACVVMLAQPAHAQTFPTKPLRLIVPFPAGSASDSAARILAKAMGEELKQPVVVENKPGANGILGVEQVKLAAGDPYVLLVTASTTHAANLSLYKQLPYDPVKDFTPLAKIGVTAFVLMVRPDFPAATMQEFLAYARQRSGKLNYAHGTAGMLASASLLAKMGGFAAQGIAYKGNPPALIDLMGGVVDFSFVDVGNAAVQMKSGKLKGLGVTMLRRTVLAPELPTIAEAGNMPGFEIVPWVGLLAPANIGNDARDTLMKAAMAALGKSEVKAQLTTAGLDPEPLDGDGLARTIDADIKLWARVLSEAGVQPE, via the coding sequence ATGATGATGACGACGATGGGGGCGATCGCTCGGCGGACAAGTTGCGAGGCCGGCCTGTCCGGCCTTTGTTGGATGGTCGTGGCATCATTGGCTTGCGTCGTCATGTTGGCGCAGCCCGCGCATGCGCAAACTTTTCCGACGAAGCCGCTGCGGCTGATCGTGCCGTTTCCCGCCGGCAGCGCTTCGGACAGCGCGGCGCGCATTCTGGCCAAGGCGATGGGCGAGGAGCTGAAGCAGCCGGTCGTGGTCGAGAACAAGCCCGGCGCCAACGGCATTCTCGGCGTCGAGCAGGTCAAGCTCGCGGCCGGCGATCCCTACGTGCTGCTGGTCACGGCGAGCACCACCCATGCCGCCAACCTCAGTCTCTACAAGCAACTGCCCTATGACCCGGTGAAGGATTTCACGCCGCTGGCGAAGATCGGCGTCACCGCATTCGTCCTGATGGTGCGGCCGGATTTTCCCGCAGCCACCATGCAGGAATTCCTGGCCTATGCGCGGCAGCGCTCCGGCAAGCTGAACTACGCGCACGGCACCGCGGGCATGCTGGCGTCGGCGTCGCTGCTGGCGAAGATGGGCGGCTTCGCCGCGCAAGGCATCGCCTACAAGGGCAATCCGCCGGCCTTGATCGACCTAATGGGCGGCGTGGTCGATTTCAGCTTCGTCGATGTCGGCAATGCCGCCGTGCAGATGAAGAGCGGCAAGCTGAAGGGGCTCGGCGTCACCATGCTTCGCCGCACGGTGCTCGCGCCGGAGCTGCCGACGATCGCTGAGGCCGGAAACATGCCGGGCTTCGAGATCGTGCCCTGGGTCGGCCTGCTCGCGCCGGCGAATATCGGCAACGATGCTCGCGACACGCTGATGAAGGCGGCCATGGCCGCGCTCGGCAAGTCCGAGGTCAAGGCGCAGCTCACCACCGCGGGGCTCGATCCGGAGCCGCTGGACGGCGACGGGCTGGCCCGCACGATCGATGCCGACATCAAGCTGTGGGCGCGCGTGCTCAGCGAGGCCGGCGTGCAGCCGGAGTAA
- a CDS encoding nitronate monooxygenase family protein, producing MKNAMCEMFGIEVPIFAFSHCRDVVVEVSKAGGFGVLGMARMSPERVREELRWIDAHIEGRPYGIDVLMPTTYQDFGGHKFDAEQLFPRRQLEFVRTMLDEAGVPPLPPDEAHAIETALVSQFNFTPQESAEMIEIAMEHPIKLIVNALGSPPPSLVERAHARGIKVAALAGAPKHALRHKQAGCDFVIAVGTEAGGHTGHVTSMVLWPRIVDAVAPLPVLGGGGVGRGRQMAAALALGCEGVWCGSVWLKTAQSEVTPEIKAKMFEAGSEDAVLTRSVTGKPCRTLRSRFTDAWDEPGAPETLPAPLQAILWWGQGRTRVERARVKDFLTYPVGQIVGDMTEETSVRQVVYEMMSELVEAKDRLNGVVG from the coding sequence ATGAAGAACGCGATGTGTGAGATGTTCGGTATCGAAGTACCGATCTTTGCTTTCTCTCATTGCCGCGACGTCGTGGTGGAAGTGTCCAAGGCCGGCGGCTTCGGCGTGCTCGGGATGGCACGGATGAGTCCCGAGCGCGTGCGGGAAGAGCTGCGCTGGATCGATGCGCACATCGAGGGACGACCGTACGGTATCGATGTGCTGATGCCGACCACGTACCAGGATTTCGGCGGCCACAAGTTCGACGCCGAGCAGCTGTTTCCGCGGCGGCAACTGGAGTTCGTGCGCACGATGCTGGACGAGGCCGGGGTGCCGCCGCTGCCGCCGGACGAAGCGCACGCGATCGAGACCGCGCTGGTGAGCCAGTTCAATTTCACCCCGCAGGAAAGCGCGGAGATGATCGAGATCGCGATGGAGCATCCGATCAAGCTCATCGTCAACGCGCTGGGGTCGCCGCCGCCGTCGCTGGTCGAGCGGGCGCATGCGCGCGGCATCAAGGTCGCAGCGCTGGCCGGTGCGCCGAAGCACGCGTTGCGCCACAAGCAGGCCGGCTGCGATTTCGTGATCGCCGTCGGCACCGAAGCCGGCGGCCACACCGGCCATGTCACGTCGATGGTGCTGTGGCCGCGCATCGTCGATGCCGTGGCGCCGCTGCCGGTACTCGGCGGCGGCGGGGTCGGGCGCGGCCGGCAGATGGCGGCGGCGCTGGCGCTCGGTTGCGAGGGTGTGTGGTGTGGCTCGGTCTGGCTCAAGACCGCACAGAGCGAGGTCACCCCCGAGATCAAGGCCAAGATGTTCGAAGCGGGTTCGGAGGATGCCGTGCTGACGCGCAGCGTGACCGGCAAACCGTGTCGGACGCTGCGCAGCAGGTTCACCGACGCCTGGGATGAGCCCGGCGCGCCCGAAACCCTGCCGGCGCCGCTGCAGGCGATCCTGTGGTGGGGGCAGGGACGCACGCGCGTCGAACGGGCGCGGGTGAAGGACTTTCTGACCTATCCGGTCGGGCAGATCGTCGGCGACATGACCGAGGAAACCTCGGTGCGCCAGGTCGTCTACGAGATGATGAGCGAACTGGTTGAAGCCAAGGACCGGCTCAACGGCGTCGTCGGCTGA
- a CDS encoding tripartite tricarboxylate transporter substrate binding protein, whose protein sequence is MKHAATALLLGLLASTAPASADTYPNKPITVILPYAAGGSTDASIRLIVDKMKDFVKGPIIVENKPGAGTTVGAAMAARAPKDGYTLFVITQSTAAIAPHLYSKVDYTLDSFAPISQTTRVPVIAAVKKGLAVNNPKELIDYIKAKQPSYGTPGAGTIAHLLGLMISQDLKVDFTHVPYRGGGPAVNDLIGGNIDMLFDAIGPTVVSQHEAGLLRVIGVFGDTRFEGFPNAPTFKESGYPEIVGESYTGLVAPAGTPPAIISKLNDAARKALADPELAKKLLEAGTPGQSSTPDEFGARMRKDNDIWGKIVKAAALPKVE, encoded by the coding sequence ATGAAACATGCAGCGACAGCCCTTCTCCTTGGTCTTCTGGCCAGTACGGCGCCGGCGTCCGCCGATACTTATCCGAACAAGCCGATCACGGTGATCCTGCCCTATGCGGCGGGCGGTTCGACCGACGCCTCGATCCGTCTGATCGTCGACAAGATGAAGGACTTCGTGAAGGGACCGATCATCGTCGAGAACAAGCCGGGAGCTGGCACCACGGTCGGCGCGGCGATGGCTGCGCGGGCGCCGAAGGATGGCTACACGCTGTTCGTCATCACCCAATCGACCGCCGCGATCGCCCCGCATCTGTACAGCAAGGTCGACTACACCCTCGACAGCTTCGCACCGATCTCGCAGACGACGCGCGTGCCGGTCATCGCTGCGGTCAAGAAGGGCCTCGCCGTCAACAATCCGAAAGAGCTGATCGACTACATCAAGGCGAAGCAGCCGTCATACGGCACACCGGGAGCAGGCACCATCGCCCATCTGCTGGGCCTGATGATCAGCCAGGATCTGAAGGTCGACTTTACCCATGTGCCCTATCGGGGCGGCGGACCGGCCGTGAACGACCTGATCGGCGGCAATATCGACATGCTGTTCGACGCGATCGGCCCGACGGTCGTATCGCAGCACGAAGCCGGCCTGCTGCGGGTCATCGGCGTGTTCGGCGACACCCGGTTCGAAGGTTTCCCGAACGCGCCGACGTTCAAGGAAAGCGGCTATCCCGAGATCGTCGGCGAGTCCTACACCGGCCTGGTCGCGCCTGCCGGGACGCCGCCGGCGATCATCAGCAAGCTGAATGACGCCGCGCGCAAGGCGCTGGCCGACCCCGAGTTGGCGAAGAAGCTGCTCGAGGCGGGCACGCCGGGACAGAGCTCGACACCTGACGAATTCGGCGCGCGCATGCGGAAGGACAATGATATCTGGGGCAAGATCGTGAAGGCCGCGGCGCTGCCCAAGGTCGAATAG
- a CDS encoding tripartite tricarboxylate transporter substrate binding protein: MIVIRWLAGLGLAISLSAQAYAFPGDRPVRIIVPFTAGSASDTVARVVADELRKTLGGTYVIENKPGASGQIGSEQVAKATADGHTLLLTTSATHSARPWLVKSYPFDPLKDFVHVARVISVPFLLVVHPGLPVQTVKEFIAYAQKNPGLAYGYGSATSQVAAATFTSLAKIEALSVPYKSQPPAVIDLMEGRITFMMADPSIAAEQIQAGKLRAIAITAPVRSAQLPDVPTLAESGMGEFDPEVWLGIGAPAGTPAEVVKAINAEIIKMGRRDDVRQRFAQLGLDLTPNSAEEQTAYVRAQLAAWGKRIKDAGIQPE; this comes from the coding sequence ATGATAGTGATCCGCTGGCTGGCAGGGCTCGGGCTGGCCATCTCTCTCTCCGCTCAGGCTTACGCGTTTCCGGGCGACAGGCCGGTGCGGATCATCGTTCCGTTCACCGCAGGCAGCGCCAGCGACACGGTCGCGCGGGTGGTGGCGGACGAGCTGCGCAAGACGCTCGGCGGCACTTACGTCATCGAGAACAAGCCGGGTGCCTCGGGGCAGATCGGCAGCGAGCAGGTGGCCAAGGCAACGGCCGATGGTCATACGCTGCTACTGACGACCTCCGCCACCCATTCCGCGCGCCCCTGGCTGGTGAAATCCTATCCGTTCGACCCGCTGAAGGATTTCGTTCACGTTGCGCGGGTGATCTCCGTGCCGTTCCTGCTGGTCGTGCATCCCGGCCTGCCGGTGCAGACCGTCAAGGAGTTCATCGCCTACGCGCAGAAGAATCCGGGTCTGGCCTATGGATACGGCTCGGCGACGTCGCAGGTCGCGGCGGCGACCTTCACCAGCCTTGCCAAGATCGAAGCGCTCAGCGTTCCCTACAAGAGCCAGCCGCCGGCCGTGATCGATCTGATGGAGGGGCGGATCACGTTCATGATGGCCGATCCGTCGATCGCCGCCGAGCAGATCCAGGCGGGCAAGCTGCGCGCCATCGCCATCACCGCGCCCGTGCGTTCGGCGCAGCTGCCGGACGTGCCGACCCTGGCGGAATCCGGCATGGGCGAGTTCGATCCGGAGGTCTGGCTCGGCATCGGCGCGCCGGCGGGCACGCCTGCCGAGGTCGTCAAAGCGATCAACGCCGAGATCATCAAGATGGGGCGGCGCGACGACGTGCGGCAGCGCTTCGCCCAGCTCGGTCTGGACCTCACGCCGAACAGCGCGGAGGAGCAGACGGCCTATGTGCGCGCCCAGCTTGCCGCCTGGGGCAAGCGCATCAAGGATGCCGGGATTCAGCCGGAATGA